AATCCCAGCGCGCAGGTACTGACGCCCGACGATCTCAATCAGCTGGCGGCTCTGATTCGCAACACCGATATCGTGGTGCTCTCCGATGAGGTTTACGAACATATTCTGTTTGATGGCCGCCCGCACTGCGGGATGGCGACGCACCCGGAGCTGGCGGCGCGCAGTGTTATCGTCTCCTCGTTTGGTAAAACCTTCCACGTTACCGGCTGGCGGGTCGGCTACTGTCTGGCACCGGTGGAGCTGATGACTGAACTGGTGAAAGTGCATCAGTTTATGATGTACGCCGCCGATACGCCGATGCAGGTGGGGTTCGCACACTATCTGCAAACGCCGGAGAACTATCTGTCGCTTAACGCTTTCTATCAGCAGAAGCGCGATCGGCTGATCGCGCTGATGGAGAACTCCCCATTCCGGCTGCTGCCGAGCGCCGGTTCGTTCTTCATGCTCGCGAGCTATGGACATTTCAGTGACGAACCAGACGGTGAAATGGTAAAACGTCTTATTGTCGATAACGGTGTGGCAACCATACCGCTGTCGGCGTTTTATATGGATGGCACTGACAACAAACTGATTCGTCTCTCTTTTGCGAAAGACGAGGCGACACTAGAGGCTGGCGCGGCTGCGCTATGTGCTTTTTCTCACTGAATCACGCCACCGCGTGGAGCAGCACCGGGAACAGGTAACCAGGACTTTTCGGGGTAAATAATGAAGAAACTGAACGCGCTTTTTCTCGCTCTGGGCATGATGACATCGGTACAGGCACTGGCACAGGATTTACGTTACGGCGTGGAGTCACAATATCCGCCGTTTGAAAGCCGCAACGCCAAGGGTGAGCTGGAAGGCTTTGATATCGAGCTGGGTAACGCCATCTGTAAAGCGGGCAATTTCAGCTGCCACTGGGTTGAGAGCAGCTTTGATGCGCTGATCCCGGCACTGCAGGCGAAGAAATTCGACGCCATTAACTCGGCGATGAACATCACCGAAGCGCGCGCGAAAAGCATTGCGTTCACGCAGCCGATCTACCGTATTCCGACCATGTTAGTGGCGAAGAACGGTGAAAATCTGGCACCGACCGCTGAAAGCCTCAAAGGTAAAAACATCGGTGTATTGCAGGGATCGATTCAGGAAACCTATGCGAAGAAGCACTGGGAGACGCAGGGCGTAACGGTCACGTCGTATCAGGATCAGAACCAGGTTTATAACGACATGGTCGCGGGCCGCCTTGATGGCACGCTGGTGATGTCCGCTGCCGGCCAGTCGGGCTTCCTCGATAAGCCGCAGGGCAAAGGCTTTGGTTTTGTCGGCAAGCCAGTCGAAGATGACGCGATTCTTGGTTCGGGCATCGGTTACGGCCTGCGCAAAGATGACGCGAAGCTGAAGCAGGAACTGGATGCGGCGATCGCTAAAGTGCAGGGCGATGGCACCATCAAAAAGCTGGCTGAAAAATACTTCCCGGGTATTGATGTCAGCGCGAAGCCATAATCGCAATCGGGCGCGTTCTGCGCCCGATTTTCCTGCTTAACCTGCCGCCAGATAACAGAGTTTTTCTGCCACCTGATAGGACTTCACAAACGACGTGATCGGCAGAAACTCGAAACGTGAATGGAAATTATGCGCGCCGGTAAAGAAGTTTGGCGTCAGCAACCCTTTAGCTGACAGCGCCGCCCCGTCCGTGCCGCCCCGCATCGGAATCACTTTTGGCTCAATCTCCAGCGCGGCAAAGGCACTGAAGATCAGGTCAATTGCCCGACGATCCTCACCCAGCGCATTGCTGATGTTGCTGTAGATATCGCTGATAGTGATACTCACCTCACCGGTGGGATACCGCGCCGCGAGTTCTTCAGCCGCCTGCTGTAGCTGCTGCTTGCGTGCCGCGAAGCTGGCCAGATCAAAATCACGGATTGAGACCTTCAGGGTCGCCTTGCTGGCGTTGGCCTGAATCTCATTGAACCAGATATAGCCTTCGCGACCTTCGGTGTGCTCCGGTGTCTGTTGACGATCAAACAGACTGATGTAGTCATGGGCCATCAGCAGCGGATTGACCAGCACGCCTTTGCCCGACATCGGGTGTGCCGGAACGCCGGTAAACACAATCTCAGCCGCGGCTCCATTAAAGTTCTCGTACACCACTTCGCCCAGTTCGCAGCAGTCGATGGTCCACGCAAAATCGACGTTGAAGCGTGTTTCCAGATCCAGCGCTTTCGCCCCGCGCAGGCCAATCTCTTCATCCGGCACAAAGGCCACCACGATATCGCCATGATCCCCTTTGAGGTTCGCCATCAGCGTCATCACCACGCTAACCGCCGCTTTGTTGTCTGCACCCAGCACGCTAGTGCCGTCGCTGAAGATCACCTCCTGACCCACATAAGGCGCGATCTCCGGATGTTCATCGCGGCGCAGCCAGATATCCTGCTCTGCATTCAGACAGAGATCGTCACCCTGCCAGGTGAGGATCTGCGGGTGGATATCGGGCGATAAGCCCACGTCAACGGTATCGATGTGCGTGATAAACCCGATGCGCGGAGCGTCTGGACGGTTGCCCCGTTTAACCGCCGTCACCGTAGCATGTTCATCAATCACCACCTCGTCCAGCCCCAGCGCCCGCAGCTCGTCCGCCAGCAGTTCCGCCATGGCGTGCTGGCTCGGCGTACTCGGCAGAGTCGTGGATTTGGCATCGCTCTGACTGCTGACGGCGAGGTAACGGAAAAATCGTTCGGTGAGTTGCGACTCAAGTTTGTCTGTCATCACTATTCCTTATTAGTCAGCCATGGGCGGGGTTCGCTATGGTGCCGAATCGTGCTATCAATGAAGCATCTGAATGATTCATTTAGATATTGTGATCACCGGAAGTCAATACAAAGCGAGGATGATAATGAAAATCAAGATAGCCACCTTAGCGCTTGTTACTGCGGGGATAGCGCTGGCTGGCAGCGTTAACGCCAAAACGCTGGTCTACTGTTCTGAGGGATCACCAGAGAATTTTAACCCTCAGCTCTATACCTCCGGAACCAGTGTTGACGCCAGTGCGGTACCGGTATTCAACCGGCTGGTGGACTTCACACCCGGCACCACGAACCTGGTGCCGAGCCTGGCGGAAAGCTGGGAGATCAGCCCGGATGGCACCGTCTACACCTTCCATCTGCGTAAGAACGTGAAGTTCCAGAGCAACAAACAGTTCAAACCCAGCCGCGACTTCAACGCCGATGATGTGATCTTCTCGTTTATGCGCCAGATGGACCCGAAAAATCCCTACCATAATGTCTCTGGCGGCACCTATTCCAACTTCGAAAGCCTCGAACTCTCCACGCTGATTAAAAGTATCGACCGGGTTGATGACCACACCGTGCGCTTCACGCTTGCCCATCCGGAAGCCCCGTTTCTTGCCGATCTCGCGTGGTATTTCGCCTCGATCCACTCGGCTGAATATGCAGACGCCATGCTGAAAGCGGGGACGCCGGAGAAGGTCGATATGAACCCGATTGGCACCGGCCCGTTTGAACTGGTGCAGTATCAGAAAGATTCGCGCATCCTCTACAAAGCGTTCCCGGACTACTGGCAGGGCAAGGCGAAACTCGACCGGCTGGTATTCAGCATCACACCCGACGCCTCCGTGCGTTACGCCAAGCTGGAGAAGAACGAGTGTCAGGTGATGCCTTTCCCGAACCCCGCCGATCTCGACAAAATGCGCGCCAATCCGGATATCACCCTGGAACAGAAGGCGGGTCTGAACACCGGCTTCCTGGCGTTTAACACCACGAAAGCGCCAACCGACAACGTCAAAGTGCGCCAGGCGCTGGCAATGGCAATCAACAAACCGGCAATCATTGAGGCGATATTTAAAGGCACCGGCACGGTCGCGAAAAATATCCTGCCGCCGGGCGTCTGGAGCGCGGACAAAGATCTGAAAGATTACGACTATGACCCGGAAAAGGCCAAAGCGTTGCTGCAGCAGGCAGGCGTCAAACCGGGGACGGAGATTGCGCTCTGGGCGATGCCGGTTCAGCGACCTTACAACCCGAATGCGCGGCGCATGGCGGAGATGATTCAGTCGGACTGGGCCAAAGTCGGCATCAAAGCCAACATCGTCAGCTATGAGTGGGGCGAATACCTGAAACGCGTGCGCAGCGGCGAGCATCAGGCCGCGCTGATGGGCTGGACTACCGCGACCGGCGATCCGGATAACTTCTTCGGCCCACTCTACAGCTGCACCTCTGCGCAGGGCGGTTCTAACTCCTCAAAATGGTGCTACCAGCCGTTTGATAAGTTAATCACCGAAGCCCGCGCCGAGCCGGATCAGGGCAAACGCACCGCGCTCTATCTGCAGGCGCAGCAGATGATGCATGACCAGATGCCCGCCGTGATGATTGCGCACTCCACCATCTTCGAGCCGGTACGCAAATCGGTCAGCGGCTATCAGGTCGATCCGTTCGGCAAGCATATCTTCTATCAGGTTGATATTAAGCAGTAAGCGACTGCCACAAACCCAGAGGCCTGCTCCGTAGTTAGTCTCTGCTTATGCACCAAAGTCAGGATAGATCTGACAGCAATAAATAAGCTCAACGCGAAGGGAACACGACCCGAGGAGGAAAGCGTCCCGCACCAGGACAAAAACGCCGGGAGCGTTTTTGAACAACGCAACGCGTTGGCCCGTTTACGGGCGCACCTCAGGGATGAGGTGCGTAATCGTGCGGGCCGGGCATGCCAGGGATGGCGGCTTTTGCGACTTTCCGATCGGGTCGTGTTCCCTTAGCTACCTCGATCTTACCGCTGCTTGTAACAAGTCTGTAAAGACGTCAAGAGTGTATAGTCCCACGGGCTTGTTATCCCATCCTCACCTGCTGATCCCTCTCCGTCAGCCGCTGCTGTAAAAACTGCAGAAACAGCGTCAGAGCCGCATTGCGCTGACGTCCCGACACCGTCTGAAGCTGCAGCGTGCGCTGACTCAACTGATCCACCCCCATCGACCGCAATACCAGATTTTGCGCCTCGCGCTCAAACAACAGCGTAAACGCGCTGCAGATGGTCACCGCCTGCGGTGTATGCAGCAAAAAGTGATAAAGCGTAGCGAAATAGTCGCAGGTCAGCACAGGTTCAACCACACAGTCATTCATCTGACAGGAGAGATCAAACAGCTGCCGCACGGTGGTGTGGTGACCCGGTAATGCCAGCGGCCAGCGATGGAGATCGCCCAGTGTCACCTCACGTGACGCCAGCGGATGTGACTCATGCATCGCCAGCAACACCGGCGCGGGCCACGAGCCGAGCACCTCAACGCTGCGCTCCGGCTGCAGACTAAACTGCAGCGCTACATCACATTCACCCGCCCTGACGCACGCCGCCACGCCCTGCGAGTGTGTCACGTTAATCGCAAACAGCGCACCGGGATTCGCCAGGCGAAACTCCGCCAGCAGGCCAGGCAACAGACTGAACGCCATCCCATCCGTACAGGCGATACGGATCAGACTGCGGCGTACCGCCTTCAACCCCTTAATCTCCGCCAGCGCATATTCCATATCGAGCTGACTTTTACGAACGTGATGCGCAAAAATCTCACCCGCCTCATTCAACACCATGCCGCGCGCATGCCGCTCAAACAGCGGCACCCCGACCTGCGCTTCCAGCCGCTGAATCTGACGGCTGATCGCCGACACCGCGACAAACAATTGCTCACTGGCGGCGCTCAGCGAGCCGCTCTCAACCACCGCCAGGAAATAGCGGATCTCGCTGCTTAACATGGTCACTCCGGCAATAACGCATCATAAAAGGGCAGCGGTGCGTTGCTTTAAAAGCAAAGCTCACTCGATAAATTGATAATTGTGGCAAAGAGAGAAGTTTGTCAAAGATAAAGCACGATAAAAATAACAGACAGGGCAAACATGACAGAGCAACAGGCAGTTGACCAGGCGATGCACTATTTCGACAGCGGTGAGTTTCAGCAGCTGCTGGCACGGCGCGTCGCCTGCGTGACCGAAAGCCAGCACGCCAGCAGACGGGCGGAGCTGGACCATTATCTGCAGCAGGAGATTGGCCCGCAGCTGGCGAAAATGGGATTCACGCTGCACCCGTTTGACAATCCGCAACCCGGCAGCCCGCCGTTTCTGATCGCCACCCGCATTGAAGATCCGCTAAAACCGACGCTGCTCTGCTACGGCCACGGCGATGTGGTATTCGGCGACGATGAAAACTGGCGCGAAGGCTTATCGCCATGGCAACTCACAGCCGAAGACGATCGCCTGTATGGACGCGGCAGCGCGGACAACAAAGGCCAGCACTGCGTTAATCTTGTGGCGCTGGAGCAGGTCTGGCAGGCGCGCGGTGAAACGCTGGGCTTCAACTGCAAAATCCTTTTTGAGATGGGTGAAGAGATCAGTTCGCCTGGGCTGGCGGCGATCTGCCAGCAGCAGCAGGCACTCTTAGAGGCCGATCTCTTTATCGCCTCGGATGGCCCACGACTCAACGCACTGCGGCCGACACTGTTCCTGGGGTCGCGTGGCGCGGCGAACTTTCGGCTGACCATCCGCGCACGTGACAACGCCTATCACTCCGGCAACTGGGGCGGACTGCTCAGTAATCCCGGTACCCAGCTGGCGAATGCGATCGCCTGCCTGGTGAATGCGCAGGGCGTATTGCAGGTCGCTGCGCTGAAACCGGACTCACTGACCGACGCGGTGCGCGCCATCCTCAGTGATATTGAGGTGGGCGGCATGCCAGGCGATCCGGCGCTGGCAGAAGGCTGGGGCGAGCCTGGCCTGACGCCTGCAGAGCGGCTTTATGGCTGGAACACGCTGGAGGTACTGGCCTTTGAAACCGGCAATCCGGCGCGCCCGATGAACGCCATTCCGGGCAGCGCCACGGCGGTCTGTCAGCTGCGGTTTGTGGTCGGCACTGACTGGGAAAACCTGGTGCAGCACCTAGAAAGTCACCTGCATCAGCACGGCTTCGATAACGTCAAAGTGGAGTTTCTGCGCGGTTCACCGGCAACACGGCTCGATCCGCAGGATCCGCTGGTGGCCTGGACGCTGGATACGCTGGCCCGCAGCAGCGGTAAAAAACCGGCGCTGTTGCCGAATCTTGGCGGTTCACTACCGAATGAGGTCTTCGCCGATATCCTTGGCCTGCCGACGCTGTGGGTGCCGCATTCCTATCCCGCCTGCGGCCAGCACGGCGTTAACGAACACATGCTCAACTCTATTGCACGCGAAGGCCTGGCGATCATGACCCGGCTGTTCTGGCAACTGGGCGAAGAGGGCGAACAGCTGATGACGCGCCACCATCAGTGGCGGAGAGGTGAACAATGAGTAGCATCGCGCAGACTACCCCGCAGGTGAAACCCAGCCTGCACAAAACGCTGTTCGCCACCTGCATCGGCAACGCGCTGGAGTGGTTCGACATCGCGGTCTATGGCTTTTTCGCCAGCTACATCGCGCACGTCTTCTTTCCGGTCAGCGATCCGTCGGTGTCGCTGCTGCTGACCTTTGGCAGCTTCGGTATCTCCTTCCTGATCCGTCCGCTAGGCGCCATTGTGCTCGGCAATTATGCCGATCGTCACGGCCGTAAAAAGGCGCTGCTGCTGTCGATTAACCTGATGATGCTGGGCGGGGCGATCATTACCTTTATGCCGGGCTACGCCACCATCGGTCTGGCGGCACCGCTGCTGATCATCCTGGCGCGACTCATTCAGGGCTTCTCAGCCGGAGGTGAATTTGGCAGTTCGACCGCCTTCCTGGTGGAGCACTTTCCCGAGCGTAAAGCCTTTATCGCCAGCTGGCAGTTCGCCACCCAGGGGGCCAGCACGCTGATGGCTTCGGCGTTCGGGCTGGGGCTGACCCACTGGCTGAGTGAAAGTGACATTCAGGCGTGGGGCTGGCGCATTCCGTTTGCTTTCGGTCTGCTGATTGGCCCGCTGGGGATCTACATCCGCCGTCATGTGCAGGAGCCCGCCAGCTTTGCCACGCAGGAGAAAGAAGCCGCGCCGCTGAAAACGCTGTTCGGGCGGCAGAAAGCGCTGATCACGCTGGCGATTGGCGTGATGGTGATTTCGACCGCAGTCAATTACATGCTCAACTACATTCCGACCTACGCCACCAAAACCCTGCATCTGCCGGGATCGGTCGCCTTCACCGCCACGCTGATCGCGGGAATTATCCTGACGGTGGTGACGCCCATCATGGGGTTGTGGGCAGAGCGGATTGGCCGGTTGCCGCTGATGTGGGGATCGCTGCTGCTGCTGATGGCGACCATCTATCCTGCTTTCAAATGGATGGTCGATCACACCACGCCCACGACGCTGATCCTGCTGGTGGCCTGGATGGCACTGCTTAAGTCAGTCTATTTCTCCACGGTGCCGTCGGTGATGGCGGATCTCTTCCCGGCGACCACGCGCGCCAGCGGTATGGCGATCAGTTACAACGTGGCTGTGACGGTATTTGGCGGGTTTGCGCCGCTGATTTGCAGCATGCTGATTGCCGCCACCGGCAGCAGCCTGGCGCCAGGCTATTACCTGATGGGAGTAGCGGTGCTGAGTGGCATCGCGCTGCTGCGCTGCAGTAAGCGGGTGGCATAGCAGAGCCAGGAACGTTCTGTGGTGAGATCGAGCCTGCGCAGAAAACACGGTCAGATCGGAAAGTCGCAAAAGCCGCCATCCCTGGCATGCCCGGCCCGCACGATTACGCACCTCATCCCTGAGGTGCGCCCGTTGCCGGGCCAACGCGTTGCGTTGTTCAAAAACGCTCCCGGCGTTTTTGTCACAGGCGCGGGACGCTTTCCTCCTCTGACCGTGTTCCCTGCGTGTTGAGCCTATGGGATGCTGCCAGATTCACACTGATTCAGTCTTGTCACTAATCTGTCAGGTCTGAAAATCGAGCCTGCGCTTAACTGAACTGTAAATAGGCAACATGGGTTTGCAGATACTCCTCCAGTCCATGTTTCCCATCGGCACCGCCGATACCCGACTTACGCCATCCGGCATGAAAGCCCTGCATCGCCTCGAAGTTCTCGCGGTTTACGTAGGTCTCGCCGAACTTCAGTTTCCGCAGCGCGATCATGGTGGTATTGAGATTCCGGGTGTAAATCGAGGAGGTCAGCCCATACTCGCAGTCGTTAGCCAGGGCAATCGCCTCATCCAGCGTTTTAAAAGTCATCACCGGCAACACCGGGCCAAAAATCTCCTCCTGCATAATCGCCATCTCCTGACGCACATTGGTCAGCAGCGTCGGTTCGAAGAAGAAGCCTTTGTTTCCGGCGCGCTTGCCGCCCAGCACGACTCTGGCCCCGGCGGCGACGGCATCCGCCACTTTCTGCTCAACCCGATCCCGGGCGGCAGCCGTTATCAGCGGCCCCATATCGATATCACTGCGTTCGGCCGGATCGCCAAATGTCACCTGCTGAAACGCGGTGGTCAGTGCGCTGATAAAACGATCGTATATGCCTTCCTACACATAGACCCGCTCTGCGCAGTTACAGACCTGGCCGCTGTTGATCATCCGTGAACTCACAATCGCCTGCACCGCCAGATCGAGATCGGCATCATCCATCACGATGGCGGGGGCTTTGCCGCCCAGTTCCAGCGACACTCTGGTGACATTTTTAGCAGCGGCTTCCATGGTGGCGATACCGGCACCGACGCTGCCGGTCAGGCTCACCAGCCCGACTTTCGGGTTTGCCGCCAGCTCCTGTCCCACTTCCGGCCCCAGACCATAGACAACATTGATGACACCCGCAGGCAGGCCCAGCTTATGAATGATGTCGGCAAACAGCGCCGCATTGTTCGGGGTCAGCTCACTGGGTTTAATGACAATGGTGTTGCCGGTGATCAGGGCCGGCGCCGCTTTTCGGGCGATCAGGAAGAAGGGGAAGTTCCACGGCAAAATCCCGGTCGTGACGCCAATCGCCTTTTTAAACAGGAAGATGTTCTCACTGGGGCGGTCGCTGTTGATGATTTCCCCTTCATAACGTCGCGCCCATTCGGCCATATAATCAAGATAGTCGGCGGTAAACAGCACTTCGGTCTTCGCCAGTCCCTGGGTTTTGCCGCCCTCCGCCACAATGGTTGCCGTCAGTTCAGGTTCGCGGTCGAGGATGGCGCTGGCGATTTTGTGCAGCCAGACGCCGCGCTCAACCGCAGGCAGCGCTTCCCATCCCGGCTGAGCCGCCTCTGCGGCGTCGATGGCAAGGCGGGCATCCTGACGAGTGCCTTCGGGAATGCGTGACAGCAGCGCTTCTGTCGCCGGGTTGATCACCTCAATCCACTGGTCACCCTGATGAGCGACGAATCCGCCATGAATGTAATGTTGATGATGTGTTGTCATTCGCTTAACTCTCCGCTATCGATACGTTGCAGTAATGTGATAGCAGGGTGAAACAGAACGCTGAGCGTGACCTTTAGCTTATTGCCAGCCTGAGAGTCCGGCTGGCAGCCAATCACAGATATCGGTGAGTTCTGCGGCAAAAACGTCAATATGTTGTAGATTTAAAGGAGTGAAGTCGTAAGAAAGGGGTTAAAAAATGGCAAGCGGATGGGCAGCAGAAGGCGCAGTACAGGAGCAGATTGATAGCACCGTTAATGATGGAATTGAGCGGGTAAGACAATCGATCGGGCAGGGCGAAAGCGCCACCGAATGTGAACTCTGCGGCGAACCGATTCCTGAAGCGCGCCGTCAGGCGCTGAAAGGGGTGCACTACTGCGTGGCGTGTCAGGAAAAAATCGATAAACAGCAGCAGACCAGCAGCTTATATAATCGTCGGGGCAGTAAAGACAGTCAGCTGCGCTAACGCTCAGGAGCCTGGCATCGCCAGGCCGCTGCCAATAAACCATGCCAGAAAGCCCACGCCCGCCACGATGATGGCGATCGGAAACAGAATTCCAATTCTCATATTCAACCTGCTGCAAACAGCGTTTTCAGGGGACGCGATCTTATCATGAGATCTGGAGGACTGCGCGATGGGTTTTCAGCAGGGTAAAGAGCTGGAACTGCGTGGCATCGTTCTCTTCGCGCAACACCTCGCCTTTTTTATAGAGAATATGATGCACGTGTCCGAGCTGACGCCAGACCACAATCGCCGAGGCGATAAGCGCGCAATGCTTCTCCGCCTGCACACATTCAATCGTGGCGTAGTGCGTTTCATCCAGGCCATTCACAAACACCTTTATCGCATCCGCGGGTAATATCGCCCGCAGATCATCCAGCATCACCCGGCTGACCGACCGCGAAAGAAACAGTGTTAACCACTTTGATGTCATCCCAATCCCTGATCCGATCAATTTTCCCCAGTCTATACGACCTTGTCCGCGTTAATAAGCGACTTCTTTGCAGATTTGCCACCATACCAGCTTCAATGGCAGTCAGATCAGAATTGTGCTGCGCCACACGGCAGAACTCTAAAAAACAGTGAATAATAAGCGGGTTAGCGCATTTATGGTCCGATTTTATAACAACTGTGAAATTGTGATCCCTGACGGGAATAACGGTCAGAAATTGCCACTTCGCTCCGGCTTCCGGCATTTATCCAAAGGCTGAGGAATTCCTGCAAAACGTAGACTGCCTGCTGAGCGGAAGCAGTCAGGTTTCCGACAGGCCTCAACCTAACCGGGGAATAACAATGAACAGTGCCATTATTGCGGGTATCTTCTGGCATTTTGTCGGTGCTGCCAGCGCCGCGTGTTTCTACGCGCCGTTTAAACAGGTGAAAAGATGGTCATGGGAAACCATGTGGTCGATTGGCGGCCTGATGTCGTGGCTGATCCTGCCGTGGGCGGTGAGTGCCATTTTGCTGCCGGACTTTATGGCCTATTACAGCAGCTTTACGCTGTCGCAGCTTATGCCGGTCTTTCTGTTTGGCGCGATGTGGGGCATAGGCAATATCAACTACGGCCTGACCATGCGCTATCTCGGGATGTCGATGGGCATCGGTATCGCGATTGGGATTACCCTGGTGGTCGGCACGCTGATGACGCCGCTATTGCAGGGTCGCTTTGGTGAGCTGTTCGCCTCGGCGGGTGGCCGGTTAACGTTGCTGGGCGTGCTGGTGGCGCTGATTGGCGTCGGGATTGTGTCGCGTGCCGGGCTATTAAAGGAGCGCGCACTGGGGATTAACGCGGAGGAGTTTAATCTCAGGAAGGGACTGGTGCTGGCGGTGATGTGCGGCATTTTCTCGGCCGGTATGTCGTTTGCGATGGATGCGGCGAAACCAATGCATCAGGCTGCCGCTAATCTCGGCATCGATCCCCTCTATGTGGCGTTACCCAGCTATGTGGTCATCATGGGCGGCGGGGCGCTGGTCAATCTGGGCTTTTGTTTCTGGCGGCTGGCCACCCGGCCAGAGTTGTCTGTGCGAAAAGACTTCTCCGTCGGGAAGTCGCTGTTGATTGCTAACACGGCTTTTGCCGTGCTCGGCGGCACCATGTGGTATCTGCAGTTCTTCTTCTACGCCTGGGGACATGCCCGAATCCCGGTGCAGTATGACTATGTCAGCTGGATGCTGCACATGAGCCTTTACGTTCTGTGTGGTGGGCTGGTAGGCCTGCTGATGAAAGAGTGGAAGTCAGCGGGACGTCGCCCGGTGAGCGTGTTATCGATCGGCTGTGTGGTGATTATCATTGCCGCCAATATTGTTGGTCTGGGTATGGCGGCCTGATTGTTCACTCCGTCGGGGTTTAAGTTACAGCAACACATTAGCAGAACGCGCAGGGAACTGGGTCAGAAGAGGAAAGCGTCCCGCGCCATGGACAAAAACGCCGGGAGCGTTTTTGAACAACGCAGGGCGTTGGCCCGGTTACGGGCGCACCTCATGGATGAGGTGCGTAATCGCGCGGGCCGGGCATGTCATGGACTGGCCTTAGCGTCTTTCCGATCTGACCCTGTTCCCTGTGCAGGCACTGTTTCACAGCAATGCAGGACTGCTTTTGTCTATAACCTGAAAGGGCCTGCATGGCAGGCCCGTTTTATTCAGACTCGGTACTTTTCAACGCCTGCCGGGGCGCGATAAATCGCTGACGCCAGGCGCTGGGCGTTAAACCGGTATCACGGGTGAAGACCACCGAGAAATAGTTACTGTCATCAAAGCCGCAACGGGCGGCGACCTCACTAATCAGGCAATCCTGGGTGCGCAGCAGATATTTTGCCTGGCAGAGCTGCAGCTGACGCAGGTAGTGACCGATAGTCATCCCGGTTTGCTGACGGAAAAGCTGCTTCAGTGCCCGTTCGCTGAGCTGGTTCTGCTGACAAAACGCTGCCAGATCAAAGGGGCGGGCAATCGCGCCCTGTAGGGCCGACATCAGCAGATCGAGCTGTTCACCCTCCGGCAATGCCCACGGACGGTCGGCCGCGTAGCCGTGACGACGCAGAATCAGCGCCAGCTGTAAAAATAGCGCCTCTGAGAGCTGCACGGACAGGGGATCGCTTTTGCGGCTTTCACGCTCCAGCTGGCTGATCACGCCCCTGGCCAGCGCCATCCCTCGCGTCGTCAGCCGCCAGCAGCCCGGTTCATCTATGTCCTGGTGCGGCAGCAGCTGATTCCAGTCAAGAGCAAGACCAAAACGGTCACGGCAGTAGAGGATGTTATCCAGCACCAGATCGTTGACGCTGTCGTAGCTATGGCAGTCACTGTCGCGGATATAAAAAACGTCGCCGCAGGTTATCAGCCAGGGGCGATCGTTGAGGACGTGCAGGCCGTTGCCGCGCCAGACAATCACGATTTCACTGAACTCGTGTCGGTGCGGCGGGAAAGAGGGTTGGGGCATCCTTTCGGCCACCGCCACCGGCAGAGTAGCGGCGGGGAAATAGTCATCCCGGCTGAGTATCAACGCCATGTTCGACTCCTTTACA
This genomic window from Pantoea sp. Lij88 contains:
- a CDS encoding M20 family metallopeptidase — encoded protein: MTEQQAVDQAMHYFDSGEFQQLLARRVACVTESQHASRRAELDHYLQQEIGPQLAKMGFTLHPFDNPQPGSPPFLIATRIEDPLKPTLLCYGHGDVVFGDDENWREGLSPWQLTAEDDRLYGRGSADNKGQHCVNLVALEQVWQARGETLGFNCKILFEMGEEISSPGLAAICQQQQALLEADLFIASDGPRLNALRPTLFLGSRGAANFRLTIRARDNAYHSGNWGGLLSNPGTQLANAIACLVNAQGVLQVAALKPDSLTDAVRAILSDIEVGGMPGDPALAEGWGEPGLTPAERLYGWNTLEVLAFETGNPARPMNAIPGSATAVCQLRFVVGTDWENLVQHLESHLHQHGFDNVKVEFLRGSPATRLDPQDPLVAWTLDTLARSSGKKPALLPNLGGSLPNEVFADILGLPTLWVPHSYPACGQHGVNEHMLNSIAREGLAIMTRLFWQLGEEGEQLMTRHHQWRRGEQ
- a CDS encoding MFS transporter, whose protein sequence is MSSIAQTTPQVKPSLHKTLFATCIGNALEWFDIAVYGFFASYIAHVFFPVSDPSVSLLLTFGSFGISFLIRPLGAIVLGNYADRHGRKKALLLSINLMMLGGAIITFMPGYATIGLAAPLLIILARLIQGFSAGGEFGSSTAFLVEHFPERKAFIASWQFATQGASTLMASAFGLGLTHWLSESDIQAWGWRIPFAFGLLIGPLGIYIRRHVQEPASFATQEKEAAPLKTLFGRQKALITLAIGVMVISTAVNYMLNYIPTYATKTLHLPGSVAFTATLIAGIILTVVTPIMGLWAERIGRLPLMWGSLLLLMATIYPAFKWMVDHTTPTTLILLVAWMALLKSVYFSTVPSVMADLFPATTRASGMAISYNVAVTVFGGFAPLICSMLIAATGSSLAPGYYLMGVAVLSGIALLRCSKRVA
- a CDS encoding DksA/TraR family C4-type zinc finger protein, which translates into the protein MASGWAAEGAVQEQIDSTVNDGIERVRQSIGQGESATECELCGEPIPEARRQALKGVHYCVACQEKIDKQQQTSSLYNRRGSKDSQLR
- a CDS encoding YoaK family small membrane protein — protein: MRIGILFPIAIIVAGVGFLAWFIGSGLAMPGS
- the rhaT gene encoding L-rhamnose/proton symporter RhaT, with amino-acid sequence MNSAIIAGIFWHFVGAASAACFYAPFKQVKRWSWETMWSIGGLMSWLILPWAVSAILLPDFMAYYSSFTLSQLMPVFLFGAMWGIGNINYGLTMRYLGMSMGIGIAIGITLVVGTLMTPLLQGRFGELFASAGGRLTLLGVLVALIGVGIVSRAGLLKERALGINAEEFNLRKGLVLAVMCGIFSAGMSFAMDAAKPMHQAAANLGIDPLYVALPSYVVIMGGGALVNLGFCFWRLATRPELSVRKDFSVGKSLLIANTAFAVLGGTMWYLQFFFYAWGHARIPVQYDYVSWMLHMSLYVLCGGLVGLLMKEWKSAGRRPVSVLSIGCVVIIIAANIVGLGMAA
- the rhaR gene encoding HTH-type transcriptional activator RhaR — protein: MALILSRDDYFPAATLPVAVAERMPQPSFPPHRHEFSEIVIVWRGNGLHVLNDRPWLITCGDVFYIRDSDCHSYDSVNDLVLDNILYCRDRFGLALDWNQLLPHQDIDEPGCWRLTTRGMALARGVISQLERESRKSDPLSVQLSEALFLQLALILRRHGYAADRPWALPEGEQLDLLMSALQGAIARPFDLAAFCQQNQLSERALKQLFRQQTGMTIGHYLRQLQLCQAKYLLRTQDCLISEVAARCGFDDSNYFSVVFTRDTGLTPSAWRQRFIAPRQALKSTESE